A DNA window from Chitinivorax tropicus contains the following coding sequences:
- a CDS encoding serine/threonine protein kinase, whose amino-acid sequence MADMGMPVKVGRYQLIRLLGKGGQGAVYFAHDPQLQRPVAIKTLHMNKRTPQAMQALVDEARIVSQLQHPHIVWLYDIIEQDGLWYLVFEYVEGQTLAQLLKTRRHLPPEEAVAIAVQILDGLAFAHGKDIVHCDIKPANIMLDTQQVARLMDFGIARAAGQVAAMPTGTANYMAPEIIAGQAQGKAADVFSMAMVMYEMLTGRPAVTGDNIFRIMHAIGSEPFEAPSRLVTGIPEALDNIVMRGLLKDPTDRFNSAEAMRTALQAYQKPATADAVEGGGGQAGTLEFLLRRIRLKSDFPALSQAISAINKISNADEESLHALSTVILKDFSLTNKLLRLVNSASYGHFGGTISTISRAVIILGFEVVRNLAITLILFEHLQNRSQAIQLRDEVIRTFFSGLMARMIEHKLGSRRHEESFIGAMFQNLGRLLATFYLFDEAMEINRLVKHEGQAAERAEMDVLGLTLSALGMGIAQAWNFPDKIIESMATPPDKLKAPKTATERMRAVSGLANQLTLMATGDLPANERSKALAGLADRFSAAVPLSSGDMTRLVDETIKEFLREASMFGISTNQSESLRRAKQWVGGAADRSAEPSGADALDDPFASADVMADADADDTQVHDAKAVLSAGIQDITNSLVEQYQLNDLLRIILETMYRGMGFDRVLLCTRDVRSNSLPARIGFGQGVDELLKRFVVPIAKTHDVFQVALEKQADIFLADIEAENIRDKIPDWYRALVPAQTFILLPLVIEKKILGLFYGDKAMANQLKIAPQELNLLKTLRNQAVLAIRQKQLG is encoded by the coding sequence ATGGCTGATATGGGCATGCCCGTCAAGGTGGGCCGCTATCAATTGATCCGTCTGCTGGGCAAAGGGGGGCAGGGCGCGGTCTATTTCGCACATGATCCACAGCTGCAGCGCCCCGTTGCCATCAAAACCCTGCACATGAACAAGCGAACCCCGCAAGCGATGCAGGCGCTGGTGGACGAGGCACGGATCGTCAGCCAATTACAGCATCCTCATATCGTCTGGCTGTATGACATCATCGAGCAGGACGGCCTATGGTATCTGGTCTTCGAATATGTCGAAGGGCAGACCCTGGCCCAGCTGCTCAAGACTCGCCGTCATCTCCCGCCTGAGGAGGCCGTTGCCATCGCGGTACAGATACTGGATGGCTTGGCCTTTGCCCACGGCAAAGACATCGTCCATTGCGACATCAAACCTGCCAATATCATGCTGGACACCCAACAAGTCGCGCGATTGATGGATTTTGGCATTGCCCGCGCTGCCGGCCAGGTAGCGGCCATGCCGACGGGCACGGCCAATTACATGGCACCAGAGATCATTGCCGGCCAAGCCCAGGGTAAGGCGGCAGATGTGTTTTCGATGGCCATGGTCATGTACGAAATGCTGACCGGGCGCCCCGCCGTGACTGGAGACAATATCTTCAGGATCATGCACGCCATTGGCAGCGAGCCTTTCGAGGCCCCTTCCCGGCTGGTGACAGGCATACCGGAGGCCCTGGACAACATTGTCATGCGTGGTTTGTTGAAAGACCCGACCGATCGTTTCAACAGCGCCGAGGCCATGCGCACAGCCCTGCAGGCCTATCAGAAGCCGGCCACCGCCGACGCGGTGGAAGGGGGAGGGGGGCAGGCGGGCACATTGGAATTCCTGCTCCGGCGGATTCGTCTCAAAAGTGACTTCCCTGCGTTGTCGCAAGCTATCTCAGCCATCAACAAAATCAGCAATGCAGACGAGGAAAGCCTGCATGCGTTGTCAACGGTCATCCTGAAAGACTTCTCACTCACCAACAAATTACTCCGCTTGGTGAATTCGGCAAGCTACGGCCATTTCGGCGGTACCATCAGCACCATTTCCCGTGCGGTGATCATCCTGGGCTTTGAAGTCGTCCGCAACCTGGCGATCACATTGATACTGTTCGAGCATCTGCAAAATCGCAGCCAAGCCATCCAGCTGCGGGACGAAGTGATCCGGACATTTTTCAGCGGATTAATGGCCAGAATGATTGAGCACAAGCTGGGGTCACGCCGCCATGAGGAAAGCTTCATTGGTGCCATGTTTCAGAACCTGGGGCGCCTGTTGGCAACGTTCTACCTGTTTGACGAAGCGATGGAGATCAATCGGCTGGTGAAACATGAAGGCCAGGCTGCGGAGCGCGCAGAAATGGACGTACTCGGCTTGACCTTGTCAGCGCTTGGCATGGGCATTGCACAGGCGTGGAATTTTCCGGACAAGATCATCGAATCCATGGCTACCCCACCAGACAAGCTGAAGGCACCGAAAACCGCCACCGAGCGCATGCGCGCCGTGTCTGGCCTGGCGAATCAACTGACCCTGATGGCAACGGGCGACCTGCCCGCCAATGAACGTAGTAAAGCATTGGCGGGTTTGGCAGATCGATTCTCGGCAGCGGTGCCACTGAGCAGTGGGGACATGACGCGCCTGGTGGATGAAACCATCAAGGAATTCCTACGAGAAGCCTCCATGTTCGGCATCAGCACCAATCAGAGCGAATCGCTGCGGCGGGCCAAGCAGTGGGTGGGCGGCGCAGCAGACCGGTCGGCGGAGCCGTCAGGCGCCGATGCTTTGGATGACCCGTTTGCCAGTGCAGATGTCATGGCAGATGCTGATGCTGACGACACGCAGGTGCATGATGCCAAAGCCGTCTTGTCGGCAGGGATTCAAGACATCACCAACTCACTGGTCGAGCAGTACCAATTGAATGACCTGCTGCGCATCATTCTGGAAACCATGTACCGTGGCATGGGTTTTGACCGAGTCCTGCTATGTACACGAGATGTCCGCAGCAATTCACTACCCGCCCGCATCGGCTTTGGCCAAGGGGTGGATGAGCTGCTGAAACGCTTTGTGGTTCCCATAGCCAAAACCCACGATGTGTTTCAAGTGGCATTGGAAAAACAGGCAGATATCTTTCTGGCTGATATCGAGGCCGAAAACATCCGCGACAAGATCCCCGACTGGTACCGCGCCCTGGTGCCAGCCCAAACCTTCATCCTGCTGCCGTTGGTGATCGAAAAAAAGATCCTGGGCTTGTTCTATGGCGACAAAGCCATGGCCAATCAGCTCAAGATCGCACCCCAAGAGCTGAATCTCCTCAAAACGCTACGCAACCAGGCAGTGTTGGCCATTCGACAGAAGCAGCTAGGGTGA
- a CDS encoding DUF2515 family protein, with translation QLQPWAEESLPILKHLQISPFIEEAFRLIPKIETASSVEIKARNQLKHLMAIAKHEQGVVLQPLIYEQADFKRALATMRSWPIRWISPKQQIVFTNHCETDDPRLKSEAPEDMIVEDYRSRMYWIGEAAKQFHGLMQRRTAFMEIQLSAIADWALAKAREDLE, from the coding sequence CAACTGCAGCCCTGGGCGGAGGAATCCTTGCCGATTTTGAAGCACCTGCAGATTTCGCCGTTTATTGAAGAAGCGTTCCGGCTGATACCCAAGATCGAGACAGCTTCAAGCGTAGAAATAAAAGCCAGGAATCAACTTAAGCATCTGATGGCCATCGCCAAGCATGAGCAGGGCGTGGTGCTACAGCCCCTGATTTACGAGCAGGCGGATTTCAAGCGGGCTCTGGCCACCATGCGCAGCTGGCCGATCCGCTGGATCTCGCCCAAGCAACAGATTGTGTTCACCAATCATTGTGAAACGGATGACCCTAGGCTGAAGTCAGAAGCGCCAGAGGATATGATTGTGGAGGATTACAGAAGTCGCATGTATTGGATCGGCGAGGCGGCAAAACAATTTCATGGGCTGATGCAAAGGAGAACTGCTTTCATGGAAATCCAGTTGAGCGCCATTGCCGACTGGGCCTTGGCCAAAGCCCGAGAGGATCTCGAATGA
- a CDS encoding CsgG/HfaB family protein yields MNVRISLACLFITSLISACDKPAIETGNAGGLVTGAAGQKGSSGETRRIEKCAQPIATIGVMENPNGYTYTASRGNIPESPLPLVRMMLQQSGCFRVVDRSQGLKGTRQELDLKDEGLTRDNTTVNPRKHVLEAQYIMTPTLVFSEKNAGGSVGGVLAQIPVLAKFAGAAEHVKFKEAQVVLSLTDTQTTEQVVIAEGSARATDLGAGGLMIGAAGGAGGAGWNHTNEGKVISAAFLDAVNKMIPHVRDLQAKSLPPAPAVKG; encoded by the coding sequence ATGAATGTACGAATCTCGTTAGCCTGTCTTTTCATCACTAGCCTCATCAGCGCCTGTGACAAACCGGCCATCGAAACCGGCAACGCTGGTGGCTTGGTGACTGGCGCTGCCGGGCAGAAAGGCAGTAGCGGCGAAACGCGCCGAATCGAGAAATGTGCGCAACCCATTGCCACCATCGGTGTAATGGAGAACCCCAATGGCTACACCTACACCGCCAGCCGGGGCAATATCCCAGAGTCGCCACTGCCCTTGGTCAGAATGATGTTGCAGCAAAGTGGGTGCTTCCGGGTGGTTGATCGCAGCCAGGGGTTGAAAGGCACGCGGCAGGAGCTGGATCTGAAGGATGAGGGGCTGACCCGGGACAACACCACCGTCAACCCTCGCAAGCATGTGTTGGAGGCGCAATACATCATGACCCCGACACTGGTCTTCTCGGAAAAAAATGCTGGGGGCAGCGTCGGCGGCGTTTTGGCGCAGATCCCCGTACTGGCCAAATTTGCGGGGGCTGCAGAGCATGTCAAATTCAAAGAAGCGCAAGTTGTGCTGTCGCTGACGGATACCCAAACCACTGAGCAAGTCGTCATTGCAGAGGGCTCAGCCCGTGCAACCGATCTGGGCGCGGGCGGTTTGATGATCGGTGCCGCAGGCGGCGCTGGCGGTGCCGGCTGGAATCACACCAACGAAGGGAAAGTGATATCCGCCGCCTTTCTGGATGCGGTGAACAAGATGATTCCCCATGTGCGGGATCTGCAAGCCAAATCGCTCCCGCCAGCCCCGGCAGTCAAGGGATGA
- a CDS encoding phasin family protein produces MFITPEKLAELQEINFSKAIRVSNIALGGIERLVNLQLEVTKSLIAESSEQAKSLSKVKDLQGLSSLHQEATKPSLDKALDVAKSFYEAASATQAEFAKVIEEEVVHTNKSVAELIDNLQKYAPAGSEVAINAIKTAVAAAAATYDNVTKAAQRVSSDLTEAGVAAATSSAKAVSAVSRKKTPATAEA; encoded by the coding sequence ATGTTCATTACCCCTGAAAAGTTGGCAGAGTTACAGGAAATCAATTTCAGCAAGGCGATTCGTGTGTCCAACATCGCATTGGGCGGCATCGAGCGTCTCGTCAATCTGCAGCTTGAAGTGACCAAAAGCCTGATCGCTGAATCCAGCGAGCAAGCCAAAAGCCTGAGCAAGGTGAAAGATCTGCAAGGTCTGTCCTCACTGCATCAAGAAGCCACCAAACCATCGCTGGACAAAGCGCTGGATGTTGCAAAAAGCTTCTATGAAGCGGCGTCCGCAACACAGGCTGAGTTTGCCAAGGTCATCGAGGAAGAAGTCGTTCACACCAACAAAAGCGTTGCAGAGCTGATCGACAACCTGCAAAAGTACGCCCCCGCTGGTTCTGAAGTGGCCATCAACGCCATCAAGACCGCAGTGGCCGCTGCAGCAGCCACCTACGACAATGTCACCAAGGCCGCCCAGCGCGTCAGCAGCGATTTGACCGAAGCGGGCGTGGCTGCTGCCACATCGTCAGCCAAAGCCGTTTCTGCAGTATCTCGCAAGAAGACACCCGCGACTGCAGAAGCCTGA